A window of Kwoniella newhampshirensis strain CBS 13917 chromosome 9, whole genome shotgun sequence contains these coding sequences:
- a CDS encoding pre-mRNA-splicing factor CWC22, with the protein MPRSPTASRSPSPARSYTRSVSPRSRSGSPNDVPASKRKRSLSPNPRDRSPSPPTRRRRASQSPPPPARPADRLISPPRVMDIDPLRKRAREAAILQAQIDSELAAKANGNGNGTVAVANGGGKADEIAKAEFAKLIGSRSGGAYIPPARLRAMQAEAAKDKTSAEFQRLSWDALKKSINGMINKVNVSNIKHVVPELFGENLIRGKGLFARSIMRAQASSLPFTPVFAALVAIVNTKLPQVGELVLIRLISQFRRAYKRNDKTVCHATSTFIAHLCNQYVAHEIVALQILLLCLDRPTDDSIEVAVGFMREVGLFLSENSPKANNTVFERFRAVLHEGAISKRCQYMIEVLFQVRKDKYKDNPAIPEGLDLVEEEEQITHRITLDDELQVQESLNLFKVDPKFLENEERYNDIKREILGDSDDESGSESGSDVSDSEDEDEDDNVAPEKAGIQDMTETNLINLRRTIYLTIMNSLNFEEAVHKLMKINIPEGREIELCNMIVECCSQERSYSNFYGLIGERFCKLNRVWTDNFQEAFQKYYDTIHRYETNKLRNIGRFFGHLIASDAISWAVLHVVHMNEEETTSSSRIFVKIMMQEMVEEMGMNKMSERFQIPDLKPAFAGMFPMDNPKNTRFAINYFTSIGLGKVTEEMRTYLANAPKLLAAQHAAMAAADSSDSDSSSDTSSSDSDSSSDSDTDSDSDSDDPPPRRRKRYSSDSRSPSPPPRRSKKYSDDEGSRSPPLRRRRYPSDSATPPPPRRRQPSPSRSRSPPPRRRRYSDDSRNRSPPPARKRMSPSPSPRKRISRSPSPVRRRRYTPSPSRSPPRRRRRDDDTPPRRRSPSPRRYDRR; encoded by the exons ATGCCTCGCTCTCCTACAGCGTCCcgttccccttctcccgcTCGTTCGTATACTCGTTCAGTCTCCCCTCGAAGTCGAAGTGGCTCGCCTAATGACGTTCCAGCGTCAAAGCGAaaaag ATCCCTTTCTCCCAATCCTCGAGACCGGTCCCCATCACCACCGACACGTCGTCGACGCGCTTCCCAATcaccccctcctcccgctCGTCCTGCTGATCGCTTGATCTCACCGCCTCGAGTGATGGATATCGATCCGCTTCGGAAACGTGCTCGAGAAGCGGCTATCCTCCAAGCTCAGATTGACTCCGAGTTAGCGGCTAAGGCTAATGGAAATGGGAATGGTACGGTGGCCGTCGCCAATGGTGGAGGGAAAGCGGACGAGATCGCCAAAGCGGAATTTGCGAAGCTTATAGGGTCAAGGTCTGGTGGAGCGTATATCCCCCCAGCTAGACTGAGGGCTATGCAAGCTGAGGCAGCGAAGGACAAGACTAGTGCAGAGTTTCAAAGGTTGAGTTGGGATGCTCTGAAAAAGAGCATCAATGGTATGAtcaacaag GTGAATGTGTCAAACATCAAACACGTCGTTCCCGAGCTGTTTGGAGAAAACCTCATCCGTGGTAAAGGTCTTTTCGCCAGATCCATCATGCGAGCTCAGGCATCCTCTCTGCCATTCACTCCTGTATTCGCCGCTTTGGTCGCCATCGTCAACACTAAATTGCCACAAGTTGGAGAACTGGTTTTGATCCGATTGATCAGTCAGTTCCGACGAGCGTACAAGAGAAATGACAAG ACTGTTTGCCACGCAACATCCACTTTTATCGCCCATCTTTGCAACCAATACGTAGCGCACGAGATTGTCGCTCTTCAaattcttctcctctgcctcgACCGACCCACAGACGATTCAATCGAAGTCGCTGTCGGGTTCATGAGAGAAGTCGGGCTCTTCCTGTCGGAAAACAGTCCCAAGGCGAACAACACTGTTTTCGAACGATTCAGAGCTGTACTTCACGAAGGTGCGATCAGCAAAAGGTGTCAGTATATGATCGAGGTGTTGTTCCAGGTCAGGAAAGACAAGTACAAGGACAACCCTGCCATTCCGGAAGGTCTGGACttggttgaggaggaagagcagatcACTCATAGGATCACGTTAGACGATGAGCTGCAGGTTCAGGAGAGTCTAA ACCTGTTCAAGGTCGACCCGAAGTTCCTGGAGAACGAAGAACGATATAACGATATCAAGCGAGAGATTTTGGGCGACTCTGACGACGAGTCTGGCTCCGAGTCTGGAAGTGATGTGTCAGAttcagaggatgaggacgaagatgacaatGTGGCACCAGAGAAGGCTGGTATCCAAGATATGACCGAAACGAACCTTATCAACCTGCGACGAACGATTTATCTGACCATCATGAATTCT CTCAACTTCGAAGAAGCGGTCCACAAGCTCATGAAGATCAACATTCCTGAAGGtcgagag ATTGAATTGTGTAACATGATTGTCGAATGTTGTTCTCAAGAGCGATCATACTCCAATTTTTACGGCCTGATCGGTGAACGATTTTGCAAACTCAACCGGGTTTGGACCGATAACTTCCAGGAAGCATTTCAGAAGTACTACGATACCATTCATCGATACGAGACAAACAAACTCCGAAACATCGGAAGATTTTTTGGCCATCTTATTGCTTCCGATGCCATCTCCTGGGCGGTACTTCACGTCGTGCATAtgaacgaggaggagacgacgTCGTCGAGCCGTATCTTCGTCAAGATCATGATGCAGGAaatggtggaggagatgggtATGAACAAAATGTCGGAGAGATTCCAAATTCCGGATCTCAAGCCTGCCTTCGCCGGTATGTTCCCCATGGACAACCCGAAAAATACACGATTCGCCATCAACTACTTCACCTCGATCGGTCTGGGTAAGGTGACCGAGGAAATGAGAACCTACCTGGCCAATGCTCCAAAATTACTGGCCGCTCAGCACGCTGCCATGGCTGCTGCCGACTCATCCGACTCCGACTCGAGTTCCGACACATCGAGTAGTGATTCAGACTCGAGTTCGGACAGTGATACCGATAGTGATTCCGATTCCGATGATCCACCACCCAGAAGACGAAAGAGATATTCTTCTGACTCTCGATCAccctcaccaccacctcgaaGATCTAAGAAGTAtagcgatgatgaaggatctcgttctccacctctgagaagaagacgatatCCATCTGATTCCGCGacgcctcctcctcccagaAGACGACAACCTAGTCCCAGTAGGAGCAGGAGTCCACCACCCAGACGAAGGAGATATAGCGATGATAGTCGAAATCGATCCCCTCCGccagcgaggaagagaatgagtccctctccttcaccgaggaagaggatcagtcgatcaccctctcctgtgagaaggagaaggtacACACCCAGCCCGAGTAGGTCACcgccaagaaggaggagaagggacgaTGATACTCCGCCTAGAAGGAGGAGTCCTAGTCCACGAAGGTATGACCGACGATag
- a CDS encoding AmmeMemoRadiSam system protein B → MANKIREATHAGSWYTSSGTKLASELSQNLSKVTPLPELDYHPPVSDAKAIIAPHAGYSYSGPAAAWSYAAVPTEKTKRIFLLGPSHHAYLLGVALSRFESYETPVGDIPLDLSVIADLRKTGVFSDMKASVDEEEHSLEMHLPYIRHIFKGRDDLKLVPILVGHPDKTTTKKLSQVLGKYWDDEETFFVISSDFCHWGARFSCTPYYPNAPHPPNPVPPVPYHINPASFTPPDLVKRFSAADANPQVPIWKSIEYMDHEGMELLRRPGEAGAVEKWEAYLDETKNTICGRNPITVLLNLVQHVYKDKAQKPQFTFVRYEQSSKCLNGRDSSVSYVSGVLRIPK, encoded by the exons ATGGCAAACAA GATCCGAGAAGCCACTCACGCCGGGAGTTGGTATACTTCATCAG GCACTAAACTTGCCTCTGAGCTATCTCAGAATCTATCCAAGGTCACTCCCCTTCCTGAACTCGACTACCATCCGCCCGTCAGCGATGCCAAAGCCATTATAGCTCCGCATGCGGGGTATTCGTACTCTGGTCCGGCGGCTGCTTGGTCTTATGCTGCTGTCCCCACTGAGAAGAC TAAGAggatcttcctccttggaCCATCGCACCACGCCTATCTCCTAGGTGTCGCTCTCTCCAGATTCGAGAGCTACGAAACGCCCGTCGGTGATATTCCTCTAGATCTATCAG TCATTGCGGATCTTCGGAAGACGGGAGTGTTCTCTGATATGAAAGCCTctgtcgatgaggaagaacatTCATTGGAGATGCATCTCCCTTATATCCGACATATCTTCAAGGG GAGGGATGACCTCAAGCTCGTTCCGATACTGGTTGGGCACCCTGATAAGACCACTACAAAGAAATTAAGTCAAGTCCTCGGCAAATACtgggatgacgaggagaccttcttcgtcattTCGAGTGATTTCTGTCACTG GGGCGCTCGTTTCTCGTGCACACCATATTATCCGAATGCTCCTCACCCACCCAACCCCGTCCCACCAGTACCTTACCACATCAACCCGGCATCATTCACTCCTCCAGATCTAGTGAAGCGTTTCAGTGCAGCGGATGCCAATCCCCAAGTTCCAATTTGGAAGAGTATCGAGTATATGGATCATGAGGGGATGGAACTATTGCGCAGGCCCGGAGAGGCAGGTGCGGTAGAGAAATGGGAGGCGTATCTGGATGagaccaag AACACGATCTGCGGCCGCAATCCCATTACAGTCCTTCTCAACCTCGTTCAACACGTGTACAAGGACAAAGCTCAAAAACCGCAATTCACCTTTGTGAGATACGAGCAGAGCTCAAAGTGTTTGAACGGAAGAGATAGCAGCGTCAGTTATGTCAGTGGGGTCTTGAGGATCCCAAAGTAG